A portion of the Juglans microcarpa x Juglans regia isolate MS1-56 chromosome 1D, Jm3101_v1.0, whole genome shotgun sequence genome contains these proteins:
- the LOC121242144 gene encoding uncharacterized protein At4g15545 isoform X1 — protein MLAKEPSGSNFDLPEEVLEVLPSDPFEQLDVARKITSIALSTRVSALESESSSLRSQLADKDQLIAQLEAEVQSLDASLFDSTDKLALADKEKESLLKQNASLSSTVKKLNRDVSKLEVFKKTLMQSLQEDDENSAGAPEVAAKIQSQSSLSSASQTGDDDAAVSYSRYSSFRSQMSEVGNSLAEESEPDASRPRISHGLLFASQTVTPRLTPPGSPPSLSASVSPTRTSLPVSPRRHSISFAGSRGMFDDRSSAYSSMHSSHHGSLSGSDTGLQSGRTRVDGKEFFRQVRSRLSYEQFGAFLANVKELNSHKQTKEETLRKADEIFGPENRDLYMIFEGLITRNVH, from the exons atgctagCGAAGGAACCGAGTGGCTCAAACTTCGATCTTCCCGAGGAGGTGTTGGAAGTCCTGCCGTCAGATCCTTTCGAGCAGCTCGATGTGGCTCGCAAAATCACCTCCATTGCCCTCTCCACACGCGTCTCCGCCCTCGAGTCTGAGTCCTCCTCCCTCCGCTCCCAACTCGCCGACAAGGACCAGCTCATCGCCCAACTCGAGGCCGAGGTTCAGTCCCTGGACGCCTCCCTCTTCGATTCCACCGATAAACTCGCTCTCGCTGACAAGGAAAAG GAGAGCTTGTTAAAACAGAACGCTTCGCTGTCCAGCACCGTGAAGAAGCTTAACCGAGATGTCTCCAAG TTGGAGGTCTTCAAGAAGACACTCATGCAATCGCTTCAAGAGGATGATGAAAATTCT GCAGGGGCTCCAGAGGTTGCTGCTAAGATACAAAGCCAGTCAAGTCTTTCTTCAGCATCGCAGACTGGAG ATGATGATGCTGCAGTTTCATATTCTAGATACTCTTCATTCCGGAGTCAGATGTCTGAAGTAGGAAATTCACTAGCAGAGGAAAGTGAGCCTGATG CGTCAAGACCTCGCATATCACATGGCCTCCTGTTTGCATCCCAAACTGTCACACCCCGGCTTACTCCTCCAGGTTCCCCTCCGAGCCTATCTGCATCAGTGTCCCCAACAAGAACATCTTTACCTGTGTCCCCGAGGCGGCATTCGATTTCATTTGCTGGATCAAGAGGAATGTTCGATGATCGGTCTTCGGCGTATTCTTCTATGCACTCAAGCCATCATGGCTCGTTGTCAGGCTCTGACACAGGTTTGCAGAGTG GACGAACACGGGTTGATGGGAAAGAATTCTTCCGCCAAGTCAG GAGCCGTCTGTCTTATGAGCAGTTTGGTGCCTTTCTAGCAAATGTTAAGGAGTTGAATTCCCACAAGCAAACAAAAGAG GAGACTCTAAGGAAGGCCGATGAGATTTTTGGCCCAGAGAACAGGGACCTCTATATGATATTCGAGGGACTGATCACTCGCAATGTCCACTGA
- the LOC121242144 gene encoding uncharacterized protein At4g15545 isoform X2, whose protein sequence is MLAKEPSGSNFDLPEEVLEVLPSDPFEQLDVARKITSIALSTRVSALESESSSLRSQLADKDQLIAQLEAEVQSLDASLFDSTDKLALADKEKESLLKQNASLSSTVKKLNRDVSKLEVFKKTLMQSLQEDDENSAGAPEVAAKIQSQSSLSSASQTGDDDAAVSYSRYSSFRSQMSEVGNSLAEESEPDASRPRISHGLLFASQTVTPRLTPPGSPPSLSASVSPTRTSLPVSPRRHSISFAGSRGMFDDRSSAYSSMHSSHHGSLSGSDTGRTRVDGKEFFRQVRSRLSYEQFGAFLANVKELNSHKQTKEETLRKADEIFGPENRDLYMIFEGLITRNVH, encoded by the exons atgctagCGAAGGAACCGAGTGGCTCAAACTTCGATCTTCCCGAGGAGGTGTTGGAAGTCCTGCCGTCAGATCCTTTCGAGCAGCTCGATGTGGCTCGCAAAATCACCTCCATTGCCCTCTCCACACGCGTCTCCGCCCTCGAGTCTGAGTCCTCCTCCCTCCGCTCCCAACTCGCCGACAAGGACCAGCTCATCGCCCAACTCGAGGCCGAGGTTCAGTCCCTGGACGCCTCCCTCTTCGATTCCACCGATAAACTCGCTCTCGCTGACAAGGAAAAG GAGAGCTTGTTAAAACAGAACGCTTCGCTGTCCAGCACCGTGAAGAAGCTTAACCGAGATGTCTCCAAG TTGGAGGTCTTCAAGAAGACACTCATGCAATCGCTTCAAGAGGATGATGAAAATTCT GCAGGGGCTCCAGAGGTTGCTGCTAAGATACAAAGCCAGTCAAGTCTTTCTTCAGCATCGCAGACTGGAG ATGATGATGCTGCAGTTTCATATTCTAGATACTCTTCATTCCGGAGTCAGATGTCTGAAGTAGGAAATTCACTAGCAGAGGAAAGTGAGCCTGATG CGTCAAGACCTCGCATATCACATGGCCTCCTGTTTGCATCCCAAACTGTCACACCCCGGCTTACTCCTCCAGGTTCCCCTCCGAGCCTATCTGCATCAGTGTCCCCAACAAGAACATCTTTACCTGTGTCCCCGAGGCGGCATTCGATTTCATTTGCTGGATCAAGAGGAATGTTCGATGATCGGTCTTCGGCGTATTCTTCTATGCACTCAAGCCATCATGGCTCGTTGTCAGGCTCTGACACAG GACGAACACGGGTTGATGGGAAAGAATTCTTCCGCCAAGTCAG GAGCCGTCTGTCTTATGAGCAGTTTGGTGCCTTTCTAGCAAATGTTAAGGAGTTGAATTCCCACAAGCAAACAAAAGAG GAGACTCTAAGGAAGGCCGATGAGATTTTTGGCCCAGAGAACAGGGACCTCTATATGATATTCGAGGGACTGATCACTCGCAATGTCCACTGA
- the LOC121242144 gene encoding uncharacterized protein At4g15545 isoform X3, with the protein MLAKEPSGSNFDLPEEVLEVLPSDPFEQLDVARKITSIALSTRVSALESESSSLRSQLADKDQLIAQLEAEVQSLDASLFDSTDKLALADKEKESLLKQNASLSSTVKKLNRDVSKLEVFKKTLMQSLQEDDENSAGAPEVAAKIQSQSSLSSASQTGDDDAAVSYSRYSSFRSQMSEVGNSLAEESEPDASRPRISHGLLFASQTVTPRLTPPGSPPSLSASVSPTRTSLPVSPRRHSISFAGSRGMFDDRSSAYSSMHSSHHGSLSGSDTGLQSGRTRVDGKEFFRQVR; encoded by the exons atgctagCGAAGGAACCGAGTGGCTCAAACTTCGATCTTCCCGAGGAGGTGTTGGAAGTCCTGCCGTCAGATCCTTTCGAGCAGCTCGATGTGGCTCGCAAAATCACCTCCATTGCCCTCTCCACACGCGTCTCCGCCCTCGAGTCTGAGTCCTCCTCCCTCCGCTCCCAACTCGCCGACAAGGACCAGCTCATCGCCCAACTCGAGGCCGAGGTTCAGTCCCTGGACGCCTCCCTCTTCGATTCCACCGATAAACTCGCTCTCGCTGACAAGGAAAAG GAGAGCTTGTTAAAACAGAACGCTTCGCTGTCCAGCACCGTGAAGAAGCTTAACCGAGATGTCTCCAAG TTGGAGGTCTTCAAGAAGACACTCATGCAATCGCTTCAAGAGGATGATGAAAATTCT GCAGGGGCTCCAGAGGTTGCTGCTAAGATACAAAGCCAGTCAAGTCTTTCTTCAGCATCGCAGACTGGAG ATGATGATGCTGCAGTTTCATATTCTAGATACTCTTCATTCCGGAGTCAGATGTCTGAAGTAGGAAATTCACTAGCAGAGGAAAGTGAGCCTGATG CGTCAAGACCTCGCATATCACATGGCCTCCTGTTTGCATCCCAAACTGTCACACCCCGGCTTACTCCTCCAGGTTCCCCTCCGAGCCTATCTGCATCAGTGTCCCCAACAAGAACATCTTTACCTGTGTCCCCGAGGCGGCATTCGATTTCATTTGCTGGATCAAGAGGAATGTTCGATGATCGGTCTTCGGCGTATTCTTCTATGCACTCAAGCCATCATGGCTCGTTGTCAGGCTCTGACACAGGTTTGCAGAGTG GACGAACACGGGTTGATGGGAAAGAATTCTTCCGCCAAGTCAGGTAA
- the LOC121242144 gene encoding uncharacterized protein At4g15545 isoform X4, with protein sequence MLAKEPSGSNFDLPEEVLEVLPSDPFEQLDVARKITSIALSTRVSALESESSSLRSQLADKDQLIAQLEAEVQSLDASLFDSTDKLALADKEKESLLKQNASLSSTVKKLNRDVSKLEVFKKTLMQSLQEDDENSAGAPEVAAKIQSQSSLSSASQTGDDDAAVSYSRYSSFRSQMSEVGNSLAEESEPDASRPRISHGLLFASQTVTPRLTPPGSPPSLSASVSPTRTSLPVSPRRHSISFAGSRGMFDDRSSAYSSMHSSHHGSLSGSDTGRTRVDGKEFFRQVR encoded by the exons atgctagCGAAGGAACCGAGTGGCTCAAACTTCGATCTTCCCGAGGAGGTGTTGGAAGTCCTGCCGTCAGATCCTTTCGAGCAGCTCGATGTGGCTCGCAAAATCACCTCCATTGCCCTCTCCACACGCGTCTCCGCCCTCGAGTCTGAGTCCTCCTCCCTCCGCTCCCAACTCGCCGACAAGGACCAGCTCATCGCCCAACTCGAGGCCGAGGTTCAGTCCCTGGACGCCTCCCTCTTCGATTCCACCGATAAACTCGCTCTCGCTGACAAGGAAAAG GAGAGCTTGTTAAAACAGAACGCTTCGCTGTCCAGCACCGTGAAGAAGCTTAACCGAGATGTCTCCAAG TTGGAGGTCTTCAAGAAGACACTCATGCAATCGCTTCAAGAGGATGATGAAAATTCT GCAGGGGCTCCAGAGGTTGCTGCTAAGATACAAAGCCAGTCAAGTCTTTCTTCAGCATCGCAGACTGGAG ATGATGATGCTGCAGTTTCATATTCTAGATACTCTTCATTCCGGAGTCAGATGTCTGAAGTAGGAAATTCACTAGCAGAGGAAAGTGAGCCTGATG CGTCAAGACCTCGCATATCACATGGCCTCCTGTTTGCATCCCAAACTGTCACACCCCGGCTTACTCCTCCAGGTTCCCCTCCGAGCCTATCTGCATCAGTGTCCCCAACAAGAACATCTTTACCTGTGTCCCCGAGGCGGCATTCGATTTCATTTGCTGGATCAAGAGGAATGTTCGATGATCGGTCTTCGGCGTATTCTTCTATGCACTCAAGCCATCATGGCTCGTTGTCAGGCTCTGACACAG GACGAACACGGGTTGATGGGAAAGAATTCTTCCGCCAAGTCAGGTAA